The Cucurbita pepo subsp. pepo cultivar mu-cu-16 chromosome LG05, ASM280686v2, whole genome shotgun sequence nucleotide sequence CTTGATGATCTAtctcaaataattatttatttcttggaGCTAACCTAACATacttatcataaaaaaaaaagatcagaAGTGTTTTTAACTAATGATCATGAGACAAGTGGCAGccaattcaaataataattacttcATATCTATGCTGTCAATGTCAAAAATATAAGGGCACCAAGGCAGGCAAAGTGGATATTACAAGAGCCACATTAGTTTAAACAACACCAATCAAAAGAACCTATGTCATATCTCTTTCAACCAAATATATAAACGAGTTCAGGACAAAATAAAGAGAACCACTAACTCATTTACTGCAAATTATTAGAATGAAACATGTAAAACAAAGGAAGCCTAACTTTTACCCTTATAAATCCTTAAGAAATCCTTAGGAAGccaaagaaatagaattaattGGAGTTCATCAGCATCCCAAGAGTGTGATCCatggtaaaaagaaaagggaggaaaaagaaagatttaggACATTTGGGGTGACCCCACATTTCTCCTCTCTAAATCTCTACCGTTCAACTCATCCTTCCCTTCTCTATTTATACAGACTTCCCATTTTGTTTAGAGTCTCAAGACACTGGTGTCTTTATTCTGCAACTATCATCAGCATTACTTCACCAACTTCCTCCCGCCCGCCCCTGCTCTGCTCTGTTCTGCTCTTTTCCTATACTTCAACATCATTCATCAATGGCTTGCTTGGAGATTTGCAACCAGGTCTGCGACCTAATGAaatcatcttctttttctctcttatctTTTGAATATGACgaacaggaagaagaaggcACATTTTAgagtgtattttgttttttgggtACAGAATTTGCAGGGTGATGAGACTAAAGAAGAGAGGGAAATTTGCACTCTTGATGGGACTATTGATTGGCATGGCCAACCTGCAATCCGGTCAAAAACGGGAGGATGGGTTGCTGGAATCATCATACTCTGTAAGACCCAAAACCATTTCCTTTTCAACTTCTTTGTCTATTTAAACAAACCAAATGATCCACTTTCTAAATTTACTTCTCTGttatttcattcttctcaAAGTAGAAGCTTCAGTTAAGTAAATTTTCTACATGGAAATGGCAACTGAACATAACTTCTTTCTGAACCACAAAGTCAGGAGTTTAAacgaaaagaaagagaagtcCACAATAAAACACTTTAACCATCAACTTCTTTCTTCATTATcttattagagagagaagaaggtGCACCGCTTATAGGATATACGTCTGCAAGGTTATGTGGGAAGTGGTTTCAGAAAAATCGAGAACTTTTTGGTGGGGGGTGGGGTGGAtattcgagagagagagagagagagagagagagagagaggaagaaatgtTTGTTAAGTTTTGTTTGAACATGAAAAAGATAAGTGGCAGTACATACTAGAGAAGTGAAAGAGCTTCTCACCGGAATTCTCAAATACAGAAGGGGATGGAacaatgagagagaaataggaATGGCTTTATTGCTGTACATTTGGCACTGCACAACGAGCCAAGTGTTTTTAGCCTCCTTGCATGCTGATCTCTCCACCACGTATTTCAGGCTACGCTATAAATCTTTAGTAGAGAGACAGAGAAGGTGACCAAATTGGTATTAGCTAGAGAGAGAAGCAAAACCCCCTAGACGATGAAAGGTTTCTTAAGGTCTATGCCTTATTTACCTCATTGACTCCATGGGAGCTGGACGAcaaaagggagagagagaaagacaaTACCCATAATAAGGACTGTGCTATGTTACCTCATTCACtcaagagagagaagagacgTGTCTGACTCGTAATCCATGACGTGGAGTTGCCACGTGTTGTTTCAATAACCTAGAAGAATTACAGACGACAGTTAATTAGTATCAGTCCATGgtcaacatttaatttttttatagttctttcttttgattttctccGTCTTCCGTCACTTCACATAAATCTAAAGATATGGCCTTGAAACTATATCAtgataaaaagataaatagtaaaaaaagtTATAGGAGACTTTTTATGTGAGAAGCCAAATAGAGAGATAGCAGAAAACTCAGGTACGGTGATAGAATGGGATCCATGActgaattatttgaattaaaagctCACATGAAATTCTGACCTCAGAAATATTCCTTCTAGAAGCattgaaagggaagaaaactATAAAGTATGTGGCTTTACATTCCTCCTATATCATCAAAGTAAAATATCTCACAAGCTGGTTGATAATGAGAAAGGGAGCTTTCAGTGGGAAATACCTAAAGGGAAACCCATTCTTATGGGTTTTACTGTTNagagagagagagagagagagagagagagagagagagtaacaAGCTTCCAGTCATGCACTCACCGCTCACCAGAGGGTaactttctttgttttcagagagagaaagttcaTTAGAGATTTTCTGAAGTTGGTTCACATAAAAACACAACTCACCCTTGagaaatttggatcttagTCCTCATCTATGGCTATGGAATCTATTTTGAGTCGGAATTGAAACCTGGTCTGTCTAACTTGCCTTTTCACTTGTCAAGGCACTTTCAGCTCTTCAAATAGACAACAAAACGGTGACAAAAGCCAACCACTAGGGAAATCAGACTCATTGGGACAAATTTGTCCTGAATTCACCACAAAATAAAGCACACGACCTGGCATTACATTTACTTCTATCCTGACTTGCTCCTCCCTATAATACAGTGAATCAAGGTCTTGCAACTCTTGCGTTCTTTGGGGTTGGTGTGAACTTGGTGTTGTTCCTGACAAGAGTTTTGCAGCAAAACAATGCCGATGCAGCCAACAGTGTAAGCAAATGGACCGGGACGGTCTACATCTTCTCTCTTGTTGGGGCTTTCCTCAGTGATTCGTACTGGGGAAGGTACAAAACTAGTGCCATTTTTCAGATCATCTTTGTCATTGTAAGTACAGGACCAAACCTCAATTATTTTGGTACTAACAACAgggaacttttttttttttggaactGCTTCCTCACCTTTCTTTATTGTAGGGCCTGGTTTCACTTTCCATAACGTCACAGCTCTTCCTGATCAAACCAAAAGGTTGTGGGGATGAGAACACCCCATGCGAGTCACATTCAAGATTGGGGACTGCATTGTTTTACCTCTCCATTTACCTTATTGCACTAGGAAACGGGGGATATCAACCAAATATTGCCACACTTGGAGCAGACcaatttgatgaagaagacTCCACAGAGGGGCACTCAAAAGTGGCATTCTTTAGCTACTTCTACTTGGCGCTTAACTTGGGTTCTCTCTTCTCAAACACCATTTTAGGGTACTTTGAAGATGGAGGACTGTGGGCTCTGGGCTTCTGGGTGTCAACTGGCTCAGCTTTTGCAGCAttggttttgtttctttgtggAACGCCAAGGTACAGGCACTTCAAGCCAAGTGGTAACCCTATCCCAAGATTCTGCCAAGTCATTGTTGCTGCTGCTAAGAAATCAACAGTCAAGATGCCATCAAGTGAAGATGAACTATACAACGTTGATGGCAAGGACTGTTCAATGAACCATAGTAGAAAGATATTTCACACCCATGGGTTCAAGTAAGGACATTTACATTTCAGCTTTATTTCTTTGAACAAATAAGACAACATTTTTCACATTTTGGATTTGCTAGCAGAGATCAATGCAGCATCATATGCCGCATTTTCCACTTTCAGAATCATTCtgaatatttttctcaattgtAAAAGGATAACCTGGAGAAATCCTATCTCGTTAACTTCTTTCAAGCTCACAGAAAccctttttcatttcaaaacgCAACAACAAAAATCATGGTTCTATATCAGCTGCCATTATAGTTTGCAAGTTGCTCATGCTTGTTCTTCTATATATTGTAGGTTTTTGGATAGGGCTGCATATATCTCATCAAGAGATTTGGATAACCAAGGACAAGGTATTGACAATCCATGGCGCCTCTGTCCCATCACACAAGTGGAAGAGGTCAAGTGCATTTTAAGATTACTTCCTATTTGGCTCTGCACCATAATATACTCAGTGGTCTTCACTCAAATGGCTTCCCTCTTTGTCGAGCAAGGCGCTGCCATGAAAACTACTGTTTCAAACTTCCACATCCCACCTGCAAGTATGTCGAGTTTCGACATTCTCAGTGTGGcagttttcattttcctttacCGCCGAGTCCTAGACCCACTAGCAGGAAAACTTAGAAAATCAGATTCTAAAGGGTTGACTGAGCTTCAGAGAATGGGGATTGGTCTCATCATAGCAGTGATGGCAATGGTTTCAGCAGGAATAGTGGAGTGTTATAGGCTAAAGTACGCCAAAGGCGAGTGCACACGCTGTGAAGGCTCGAGCTCCCTAAGCATCTTTTGGCAGGTTCCACAATATGCATTTATAGGAGCTTCCGAGGTCTTCATGTACGTGGGACAATTGGAGTTCTTCAATGCACAAACCCCAGACAGATTGAAGAGCTTTGGTAGTGCACTTTGTATGACATCTATCTCTTTGGGGAATTATGTCAGTAGCTTTCTGGTCACTGTCGTAATGAAAATATCAACAGAGGATCACATGCCAGGCTGGATTCCAGGAAACCTGAACAGAGGTCATCTAGATAGATTTTACTTCCTATTAGCTGGATTGACAGCAATTGACTTTGCAGTGTATATTCTCTGTGCTAAATGGTACAAATGTATCAAATTGGAGGGCAAGTGTGAAGAAAGTGAAGACCAGGAGCACATCAAGGTTTGATTTGAAGAAATATAAACAAGAGCGAGACCGGTTTGATGCATATTTTCTCAGTTTGTGTTAGAATAAAAGGAATGGGGCCTAAAGTGTCAGAAGCCTATTATTGGCTCAACTCTTAACACCCAATTCTTTCCGCTTTCTACAACATCTGACCAAATAATTTCAAGTCATGTTAAGAGCAAGGATGGCGTGTAATGACCTGAAGATTTCTTGTGCAAGACCTTCCATGTTTTACCTTGTAAAGCGAAGTATTCACTAGAGGACTTTgacttcttttttccttttgctcttttgtttttccttttctatgaGGGGAAGCTAGTCTGGAAAATCACTCAGCCATCATTTTCTATCTATCAACTAGTGCATGAAAATAAAGCACTCTCCTTTGCCTTCTTAAATTGGTATgacgaaaaaaaattaagcaaGGTAAGATAACCACACCTTCTGGTGCTTCCACCTTGTTTGTTCTAATTTATATATCTCATCGCATGTCCTCCTAGTAACAATGCAATGCCCTTGGTCTGGTGTGACCTTTATTAATACatatgagaaatgataaaAAGACAGAGCTCTAAGCAGTAAAACACATGTTATCAATCAACAAGAAATGTCTAATAAATAGatcaattaattcaaaatGTTACAAAACTATAACTTATCATCATCGCAATAATCTCCAAAAAGGAGAAGGAACAAAACAATAGAGCCTTTTACCCGCAAAGTCACCCTTGGATCCTACGTACTTGAATGTGGTGAGTAGATTCTTTCCGCCAAATTGGTTGAGCTCCACTTTGGACAAGTGTAACGTTGTCTCCCCCTACCACGTGGCCCTTATTCTGCAAACGTAGGAAATTTAAAACCAAATCCTTGAAGGATCTTTGAAAAAAACACAAGGaaatagagaaagaaaagtaacacgataaagaaaaactaacCAGTAAAAACTTGAGTGCTCTGGAGAACGTCTCTTCTGCGTCATTTGAAAACTGCATGTAGATGGGCATGACCCCATGATAAAGCACCAGCCTTTGTTTAATTCTTTGGCTGCATGTCAAATGAATCTAGGAGATACTCTTCAAATcgtcaaaaaattaaaataaagagcGAAAATACACAAATGCTTTACCTTCTACTCGGCAAAATCAAGTGTGAACTACATCCCGTTCAAAGAAAGACAGATCCAACTTCACATAAATGACACGCTAAATAgtctttttcaaacaaaacttAACAACAATCGAAGATTTTGATAGTGCGGTAAGTCATTAAATCTTGCATTATTTTATCTCTATCTAGAGCTACAAATACATGGAATACATTTTAGGGTTTCATCCTGGACCCAGAAAGCTACTATTCCACACAACTATTAAAagtttacatatatattaacaGAAAACTCTACATTCTCATGGCAAAGTATTCATACTTAACACCACATATACAAAGACACATTCACCTAAATCATCTCAAAGATACGAACTGTATAAATTAGTAAGGGTAGCAAATATCCAAAATTGTGCATGAAATCCAAGGAAACTTACTCATCAGTGAAGGCAAAGATAGTAGAGCAGGGCCTATAATGACTTAAGAGTATAGCCATGGAGCCAGTTCTAGTGAAAACGATGATAGGAGTATTTAGGGTGTTGGCCATAATGGTGGCGTGAAAAGCAAACATATCTCCCATACGTCTCTGTCACAAATATGACGCACGtcagattttaaaaaaataaataagcttttatgttttaaattcaaattggaTGTTAcgataatattattaattcaattagACAAAACAATTGCCCTCCTGCCATGAGTCAAACAACGTCATAGATGGAACATTGAAGacactaaattaaaaaacgaaCCTTGACACGTCACTGTATATAATACAAACCTTGCCGACAATCAATTGATTTGGAGTAGTAGAATTAATTGGTCGACTAGATTCCGTTCTCAAAGCCACAGTATGCATCACTTTCACAGCCTTCAATggatacctttttttttttttttaccacgaaggatcaaaaaatcaaattaatataaaaatgaaatcaagaatgaaaaaaaaaaaaaaaaatactttttatagAATCAGTAAACAGAAAACAGATTGAACTTCTTCGACATTTAACAATAACTTGAAAATCAATAGCAGAACTACTGGACACAAAATGTTGGAACGATGCCGCGACATATCAAGAATGATGGAACTCTTTCACCAATTccaataaattagaaaaaaaacgAACATAAGCATAATGCATACTGGCTATGGCGTATTTCAATACTTGCAAAACGCAGATAcatcaacaaaagaaacaaaaacatctaGAGATTGATTGCCTTCTACGTTACTGAAAAATCAAAGGGCCTCATTCAGTACCAAAAGGTCCCAAGTGGAAAAAATGGGTTTTGATTAAATAACTTcgttaataaacaaaatttctgccacaaacaataataataataaataaaaataataataacttccCAGATAATGGAGTAAGATGCATACTTCCCATGAGCAGTTTCTCCAGAAAGCATGACTGCATCAGCACCTTCTCGTACTGCAATAGCAATATCAGAAACCTCGGCTCTAGTTGGTGTGGGATGATCAATCATGCTTTCCAACATGTTTGTTGCTACAATAACAGGTTTCTGCATGCTATGACACCTTCTGATAATATCTTCCTGACAGAAAAGCAATATGAAGTACTGTTATATGATGACATATGATAAAATGTTAATCCTATTAGTTTTACAATCCTCGACTGCagtactattattttttattacccAAATATAGATAAgtataatcattttatttccttttaacGCTTAATACTCGTGTTCCATCTCTAGcatcaatttatttgattctgaATTGTACTCCTTTCCAGAGAAACTTCAATATATGGAAAAAGATGGATTTCTATCTTTGTgtcttacaattttaaaattatttgaccAACAATCTTAAACTTTGGAATCTGACTATGAATTccttaccaaaaaaaaaaaagaacttctTAGTACTTGAAACAAATGTTTCTTCCtgacaaaattttctttgcaatcatcttttaatatttaaccaATCCTAACCCTCTAGGAATTACAGGGAATCAGAAATTGCAATTTACATCAAAGTACAAGACGTCGCAATTTCTCTCCTTGGAAAgtttaaacaaatataaagggatatataatttatacgCATGACACAAATATCGGCAAAATTTACAAACCTTActccaatattttaaaaataatttgaaacacCCTTGGGTTTATTTTTGGCtcattttatcattttgttaactgaattaaatgaatttttccTGTGGATCACTTTCCCTGACTAGTATGTTACGTGCAAACATCTCTCTAGAAGACCACGCTCACCTTTTTTTCACTGTCCTTCTGTCTGCAATTGTTGGATCAAGTTGCTAGGTTGCTTCAGTTTGCATTATTGTTTTTGACATAATAGTGAATCCTAACACCAATGAC carries:
- the LOC111795074 gene encoding protein NRT1/ PTR FAMILY 7.3-like isoform X2; its protein translation is MACLEICNQNLQGDETKEEREICTLDGTIDWHGQPAIRSKTGGWVAGIIILLNQGLATLAFFGVGVNLVLFLTRVLQQNNADAANSVSKWTGTVYIFSLVGAFLSDSYWGRYKTSAIFQIIFVIGLVSLSITSQLFLIKPKGCGDENTPCESHSRLGTALFYLSIYLIALGNGGYQPNIATLGADQFDEEDSTEGHSKVAFFSYFYLALNLGSLFSNTILGYFEDGGLWALGFWVSTGSAFAALVLFLCGTPRYRHFKPSGNPIPRFCQVIVAAAKKSTVKMPSSEDELYNVDGKDCSMNHSRKIFHTHGFKFLDRAAYISSRDLDNQGQGIDNPWRLCPITQVEEVKCILRLLPIWLCTIIYSVVFTQMASLFVEQGAAMKTTVSNFHIPPASMSSFDILSVAVFIFLYRRVLDPLAGKLRKSDSKGLTELQRMGIGLIIAVMAMVSAGIVECYRLKYAKGECTRCEGSSSLSIFWQVPQYAFIGASEVFMYVGQLEFFNAQTPDRLKSFGSALCMTSISLGNYVSSFLVTVVMKISTEDHMPGWIPGNLNRGHLDRFYFLLAGLTAIDFAVYILCAKWYKCIKLEGKCEESEDQEHIKV
- the LOC111795074 gene encoding protein NRT1/ PTR FAMILY 7.3-like isoform X1 codes for the protein MTNRKKKAHFRVYFVFWVQNLQGDETKEEREICTLDGTIDWHGQPAIRSKTGGWVAGIIILLNQGLATLAFFGVGVNLVLFLTRVLQQNNADAANSVSKWTGTVYIFSLVGAFLSDSYWGRYKTSAIFQIIFVIGLVSLSITSQLFLIKPKGCGDENTPCESHSRLGTALFYLSIYLIALGNGGYQPNIATLGADQFDEEDSTEGHSKVAFFSYFYLALNLGSLFSNTILGYFEDGGLWALGFWVSTGSAFAALVLFLCGTPRYRHFKPSGNPIPRFCQVIVAAAKKSTVKMPSSEDELYNVDGKDCSMNHSRKIFHTHGFKFLDRAAYISSRDLDNQGQGIDNPWRLCPITQVEEVKCILRLLPIWLCTIIYSVVFTQMASLFVEQGAAMKTTVSNFHIPPASMSSFDILSVAVFIFLYRRVLDPLAGKLRKSDSKGLTELQRMGIGLIIAVMAMVSAGIVECYRLKYAKGECTRCEGSSSLSIFWQVPQYAFIGASEVFMYVGQLEFFNAQTPDRLKSFGSALCMTSISLGNYVSSFLVTVVMKISTEDHMPGWIPGNLNRGHLDRFYFLLAGLTAIDFAVYILCAKWYKCIKLEGKCEESEDQEHIKV